One window from the genome of Dyadobacter sp. CECT 9275 encodes:
- a CDS encoding heavy metal translocating P-type ATPase, with translation MEALISEKASAIKPSKTTYNKKTFPVLGMTCAACAVSVESILKSAKGVHDAGVNYANQTAWAEYDQTLKPVDLQNLIRSVGYDLIVDSQDPQLEQQQAQLKQYEQLKKRTIWAAVLSLPIVIIGMFFMDKVPYGNWIMMALSAPVVFYLGRSFFINAFKQARYGKANMDTLVALSTGIAFVFSAFNTIYPEFWHSRGLHAHVYYEAAAVVIAFISLGKLLEEKAKSNTSSAIKKLIGLQPKTVRAIVNGLEQEIPIAAVKADNILLVRPGEKIPVDGVLTDGSSFVDESMISGEPVPVEKSQGEQVFAGTINQKGSFQFKAQKVGGDTILAQIIKMVQEAQGSKAPVQKLVDKIAGIFVPVVIGIAALTFVTWMLVGGENAFTHAFLTSVTVLVIACPCALGLATPTAIMVGIGKGAENNILIKDAESLELGHKVNVVILDKTGTITEGKPVVTDISWNAIKGEPKIFKQILFAIEAQSEHPLAEAVTSFLKEESIEGVSLQQFESLTGLGVKANYDGTEYFVGNKKLMDENNISINSGLSSGAEKWQQQAKTVIYFANNTEVISVIAIADKIKVTSKKAIETLQDRGIQVYMLTGDNKQTAAAVAQQVGLKHFKADVMPSQKADFIKELQSKGKIVAMVGDGINDSHALAQADVSIAMGKGSDIAMDVAKMTLITSDLNMVPKALKLSGKTVKTIKQNLFWAFIYNLIGIPIAAGLMYPINGFLLDPMIAGAAMALSSVSVVSNSLRLKTAKL, from the coding sequence ATGGAAGCACTCATTTCAGAAAAAGCAAGCGCTATAAAGCCTTCAAAAACTACATATAATAAGAAGACTTTCCCCGTCTTGGGCATGACCTGCGCAGCATGCGCTGTAAGTGTGGAAAGCATCCTTAAATCAGCAAAAGGAGTCCACGATGCAGGCGTAAATTATGCGAATCAAACAGCTTGGGCTGAATATGACCAAACCCTTAAGCCAGTAGACTTACAGAATTTAATCCGCTCTGTCGGCTATGACCTGATTGTTGATTCACAGGACCCACAGCTGGAGCAGCAACAAGCCCAGTTAAAACAGTATGAGCAGTTAAAGAAACGTACAATCTGGGCAGCCGTTCTTTCTTTGCCAATTGTAATCATCGGGATGTTTTTTATGGACAAAGTCCCTTATGGAAATTGGATCATGATGGCATTGTCAGCGCCTGTTGTATTCTATTTAGGACGAAGCTTTTTCATTAATGCCTTTAAACAGGCTAGATACGGCAAAGCCAACATGGATACCCTGGTTGCTTTAAGCACCGGGATTGCATTTGTGTTTAGTGCCTTTAACACCATCTATCCCGAGTTCTGGCATAGCAGGGGCTTGCATGCACACGTATATTATGAAGCAGCAGCTGTCGTCATTGCATTTATTTCCCTGGGGAAACTCTTGGAGGAAAAAGCAAAGTCCAATACTTCGTCAGCGATCAAAAAATTGATAGGCTTGCAGCCTAAAACCGTCAGGGCTATTGTCAATGGCTTAGAGCAGGAAATACCAATAGCGGCAGTAAAGGCTGATAATATCTTACTGGTCAGACCTGGTGAAAAAATCCCGGTTGATGGTGTTCTGACAGATGGAAGCTCATTTGTGGATGAAAGTATGATCAGCGGGGAGCCTGTGCCTGTGGAAAAAAGTCAGGGAGAACAAGTCTTTGCAGGGACAATCAATCAGAAGGGTAGCTTTCAATTTAAAGCACAAAAGGTAGGAGGTGATACGATCCTTGCCCAGATCATCAAGATGGTGCAAGAGGCCCAGGGAAGTAAAGCGCCTGTTCAGAAGCTGGTTGACAAGATAGCCGGTATTTTTGTGCCAGTCGTGATCGGTATCGCTGCACTGACATTTGTAACCTGGATGCTGGTTGGAGGCGAAAATGCGTTTACACACGCCTTTTTAACTTCCGTTACCGTGCTTGTCATTGCCTGCCCATGCGCACTTGGGCTCGCTACTCCTACCGCCATTATGGTAGGTATAGGGAAAGGCGCTGAAAACAATATCTTAATCAAAGATGCCGAAAGCCTGGAACTAGGCCATAAGGTAAATGTGGTAATCCTGGACAAAACCGGCACCATAACCGAGGGTAAGCCTGTGGTTACTGACATTTCCTGGAATGCAATTAAGGGTGAGCCAAAGATATTCAAGCAAATACTATTTGCAATAGAAGCCCAATCAGAACACCCTCTGGCAGAAGCCGTGACCAGCTTTCTCAAAGAGGAAAGCATTGAAGGTGTAAGCCTGCAGCAGTTTGAAAGTTTAACGGGTTTGGGCGTAAAGGCCAATTACGATGGGACTGAATATTTCGTCGGGAACAAAAAATTAATGGATGAGAATAATATCAGCATCAATAGCGGGCTTTCTTCCGGAGCAGAAAAATGGCAACAACAGGCAAAAACAGTAATCTACTTTGCAAATAACACAGAGGTAATATCAGTCATTGCCATTGCTGACAAAATTAAGGTTACGTCCAAGAAAGCTATTGAAACATTGCAAGACAGAGGTATCCAGGTTTATATGCTGACAGGTGATAATAAACAAACGGCAGCTGCTGTGGCCCAACAGGTTGGATTGAAACATTTTAAGGCAGATGTAATGCCTTCTCAGAAAGCAGATTTTATTAAAGAGCTGCAATCAAAGGGAAAGATAGTAGCCATGGTTGGGGATGGGATCAATGATAGTCATGCTTTGGCTCAGGCAGATGTCAGTATTGCGATGGGTAAGGGATCGGACATCGCTATGGATGTTGCAAAAATGACTTTGATTACTTCTGATCTGAACATGGTACCCAAAGCATTAAAGCTTTCAGGCAAAACAGTTAAGACAATAAAACAAAACCTGTTTTGGGCTTTTATCTACAACCTGATCGGTATCCCAATTGCTGCCGGCCTAATGTACCCCATCAATGGTTTTTTACTTGATCCAATGATCGCCGGAGCGGCAATGGCACTCAGTTCGGTGTCAGTAGTAAGTAATAGTTTAAGGTTAAAGACAGCGAAGCTTTAA
- a CDS encoding copper-translocating P-type ATPase, producing MIQQWIGFNWTFAGDQYVLLALSTIIYFYGGWPFLTGLVRELKSKNLGMMTLVAVAITTAYVYSVAVVFGLEGMDFFWELATLIDIMLIGHWLEMKSQMAASQALESLVALLPSMVHVEKDHQVTDIPLKDLRSGDILLVKPGEKVPADGLILEGSSYVNESMLTGESVPVQKQKDDKVIGGAINGDGVLKVHVTGAGNESYLQKVIDMVKTAQGAKSNTQNLADKVAKWLTLVSITVGIVTFIVWYTGGKDLAFALERMVTVMVTSCPHALGVAIPLVIAISTTLSATHGLLIRNRTAFENARKLTTIIFDKTGTLTKGSHEIQQIIPIDEQLSKDQILQYAAAVQQNSEHHIAHGVIRKLKEQGLQLWGSTDFTYMQGIGVTGIVDGKKVVAAGPNYFKQENKPVPAIPDQVDQATDTVNFILVDGKLVGLITFADSIRENAAQAITELKKMNIKTFLLTGDNEKIAEAVSTKLNMDGYLANVLPHEKQDKVKEFQNKGEIVAMTGDGVNDAPALAQADVGIAVGSGTDVAAETADIILVNSDPMDVVQMITFGRATYRKMVQNLAWAVGYNVIAIPLAAGVLYPTFMLSPAMGAVLMSASTIVVAINAKLLRVN from the coding sequence ATGATCCAGCAGTGGATTGGTTTTAACTGGACGTTTGCAGGTGATCAATATGTGCTTTTAGCACTAAGTACGATCATATACTTTTATGGGGGCTGGCCGTTTCTGACGGGCCTTGTCAGGGAGCTGAAAAGCAAGAACCTGGGGATGATGACCCTGGTGGCGGTTGCTATTACTACTGCGTATGTGTATAGTGTAGCCGTGGTTTTTGGGCTGGAAGGGATGGACTTCTTTTGGGAGCTGGCTACCTTGATTGATATTATGCTAATCGGGCATTGGCTGGAAATGAAATCGCAGATGGCAGCTTCGCAAGCCCTGGAATCGCTGGTCGCTTTGCTTCCTTCAATGGTCCATGTTGAAAAAGATCATCAGGTAACTGACATCCCATTAAAAGACCTTCGCAGCGGTGATATATTACTTGTCAAACCCGGCGAAAAGGTCCCGGCCGATGGATTGATCCTGGAAGGTAGTTCTTATGTGAACGAAAGCATGCTCACCGGGGAGAGCGTGCCCGTCCAAAAGCAGAAAGACGATAAAGTAATTGGCGGAGCAATCAACGGCGATGGTGTTTTGAAAGTCCATGTTACCGGTGCAGGCAATGAAAGTTACCTGCAAAAAGTAATTGATATGGTCAAGACAGCCCAGGGAGCTAAATCAAATACTCAGAATTTAGCTGATAAGGTTGCGAAATGGTTAACGCTGGTTTCAATTACAGTTGGGATCGTAACTTTCATTGTCTGGTATACAGGCGGCAAGGATCTTGCGTTTGCTCTGGAAAGAATGGTTACAGTCATGGTAACATCCTGCCCGCATGCACTAGGCGTTGCTATTCCCTTGGTCATTGCTATTTCAACCACACTATCTGCAACGCACGGGCTTTTGATCCGAAATCGTACCGCTTTTGAAAATGCGCGTAAACTTACCACAATCATTTTCGATAAAACGGGCACATTAACCAAAGGCTCCCATGAAATCCAACAGATTATACCAATTGACGAGCAGTTATCAAAAGATCAGATTTTGCAGTATGCTGCCGCCGTACAACAGAACTCGGAACATCATATTGCACATGGGGTCATCAGAAAGTTAAAAGAACAAGGCTTGCAGCTCTGGGGGTCAACTGATTTTACTTACATGCAAGGCATTGGTGTGACCGGTATCGTAGATGGCAAGAAAGTGGTAGCAGCCGGACCTAATTATTTCAAGCAGGAAAACAAACCGGTGCCCGCTATTCCCGACCAGGTCGATCAGGCGACAGACACGGTGAACTTCATACTTGTTGATGGCAAACTGGTTGGTTTGATCACCTTCGCCGATAGCATCCGTGAAAATGCAGCCCAGGCTATCACTGAACTGAAAAAGATGAACATTAAAACCTTCCTTCTTACAGGTGACAATGAGAAAATTGCGGAAGCAGTCAGCACGAAGCTGAATATGGATGGATACCTGGCAAATGTGCTGCCCCATGAAAAGCAAGACAAGGTCAAAGAGTTCCAAAATAAAGGTGAGATTGTTGCCATGACTGGTGATGGGGTTAATGATGCGCCTGCACTTGCTCAGGCGGATGTAGGCATTGCCGTTGGTTCAGGGACTGATGTGGCAGCTGAAACCGCCGATATCATCCTGGTAAACAGTGACCCAATGGATGTAGTGCAAATGATCACTTTTGGAAGGGCTACATATCGGAAAATGGTGCAAAACCTAGCCTGGGCAGTAGGTTATAATGTGATAGCGATTCCATTAGCTGCCGGCGTTCTGTATCCTACTTTTATGTTGAGCCCGGCGATGGGTGCAGTTCTTATGAGCGCATCCACCATTGTTGTTGCCATTAATGCAAAACTGCTCAGAGTAAATTAA
- a CDS encoding heavy-metal-associated domain-containing protein — METLKFKTNIKCGGCVAKVTSGLNETAGTGNWDVDINNPEKILTVSSDGNEDSIISAVKEAGFVIEKVE, encoded by the coding sequence ATGGAAACTCTAAAATTCAAAACAAATATTAAATGCGGTGGTTGTGTGGCAAAAGTTACATCTGGTTTAAATGAAACCGCTGGAACTGGTAATTGGGATGTGGATATTAATAATCCGGAAAAGATTTTAACGGTAAGCTCTGACGGTAATGAAGACAGTATCATATCAGCCGTGAAAGAGGCAGGCTTTGTTATAGAGAAAGTAGAGTGA
- a CDS encoding four-helix bundle copper-binding protein, producing MSLGSSFSAHLCRVCADVCKACAEECEKHAEMGMDHCRQCAEACRRCAEACEEMATPV from the coding sequence ATGAGTTTGGGAAGTAGTTTCAGTGCACACCTATGCAGGGTTTGTGCAGACGTTTGTAAAGCATGTGCCGAAGAATGCGAAAAGCACGCTGAAATGGGTATGGATCACTGCCGGCAATGTGCAGAAGCTTGCCGACGGTGCGCTGAAGCGTGTGAGGAGATGGCCACACCGGTGTAA
- a CDS encoding DUF305 domain-containing protein, producing the protein MKTTYRMLGLAVLMAFTTACSDDNDGDDKITIQAHDQNQMMTVMHDMMAEMETMKVTQDPDIDYATMMKMHHMGAIEMAELELKSGSNSEMKAMAQAIIDAQQKEIATLDSFLASATPTTMNMEFHMKMMEGMERMEKQSDLQIINGSIDQDFATLMIGHHQSATEMAQMQLLIGKSAQLKTLSTMIIEEQNKEIAAFQAFLLANRSK; encoded by the coding sequence ATGAAGACAACGTACAGAATGTTAGGACTTGCAGTTCTTATGGCTTTTACCACCGCATGTTCGGACGATAACGATGGTGATGATAAAATCACTATTCAAGCGCATGACCAAAATCAAATGATGACAGTGATGCACGATATGATGGCCGAAATGGAAACGATGAAAGTAACCCAGGATCCCGACATTGACTATGCTACTATGATGAAAATGCATCATATGGGTGCAATAGAGATGGCTGAATTAGAGTTAAAATCTGGAAGCAACAGTGAAATGAAAGCTATGGCGCAAGCCATAATTGATGCTCAGCAAAAGGAGATTGCTACCCTAGACTCATTTCTTGCCAGCGCTACGCCTACAACAATGAATATGGAGTTCCATATGAAAATGATGGAAGGAATGGAGCGTATGGAAAAACAGTCAGATCTTCAGATCATCAATGGCAGCATAGACCAGGATTTTGCCACATTAATGATTGGGCATCATCAAAGTGCCACGGAAATGGCTCAAATGCAATTATTAATAGGTAAAAGTGCTCAGCTGAAAACCTTATCAACGATGATTATTGAGGAACAAAACAAGGAAATTGCAGCGTTCCAGGCATTTTTACTAGCGAACAGAAGTAAATAA
- the istB gene encoding IS21-like element helper ATPase IstB — protein sequence MNTNTLEKLRKLKFYGMFHAFKSSLESGKTNDYTADELLAHLVDAEWDDRNNRRVERQILYARFRYKAMVENIHYHADRSIDRNQIMRLAECSFIGRNENLLITGSTGIGKSYVASAIGHQACILGYRVMYASTPKLFAKLKMAKADGSYIKEITKIERQQLLILDDFGIQPFDAQSRAALMEIIEDRHGKTSLIITSQLPVSKWHEVIGEKTIADAILDRIVHDAHRVELKGESMRRKRKTELETSYE from the coding sequence ATGAACACAAACACTTTGGAAAAGTTACGCAAGCTAAAATTTTACGGCATGTTCCATGCCTTTAAAAGTAGCCTGGAAAGTGGAAAGACTAATGATTACACGGCGGATGAGCTTTTAGCTCATCTAGTTGACGCTGAATGGGATGACAGAAATAACCGTCGGGTCGAACGCCAGATCTTGTACGCACGGTTCCGCTATAAGGCCATGGTCGAAAATATCCACTATCATGCTGATAGAAGTATTGACCGTAATCAGATCATGCGCCTAGCAGAATGCTCCTTTATTGGCCGAAATGAAAACCTACTGATCACAGGCAGTACCGGAATCGGTAAAAGCTATGTAGCATCTGCGATTGGTCATCAGGCATGTATACTTGGCTACCGCGTAATGTATGCCAGTACTCCCAAATTGTTTGCCAAACTCAAAATGGCCAAGGCGGATGGATCCTATATCAAAGAAATTACAAAAATAGAACGGCAACAACTTCTTATCCTGGACGACTTTGGTATCCAGCCGTTCGATGCCCAGAGCCGGGCAGCACTGATGGAAATCATAGAAGACAGGCACGGAAAAACATCCCTGATAATTACTTCTCAGTTGCCTGTTAGCAAATGGCATGAAGTAATAGGAGAAAAAACCATTGCTGATGCCATTTTAGATCGTATAGTACATGATGCACACCGGGTTGAATTAAAGGGGGAATCAATGAGAAGAAAACGAAAAACGGAGCTCGAAACCAGCTACGAATAA